The Planktothrix agardhii NIES-204 genomic interval GAACAGGAAGCCTACGACAATTACATCAAGCTGGGTGCAATGTTACCTGAGCAGCAAGAGAATTTGGCGGGTTTAGCCAAAATGGAAATCAGCCATAAAAGGGGGTTTCAGTCCTGTGGTCGGAATTTAACCGTCACACCGGATATGGAATTTGCCCAGGAATTCTTTTCTTCCTTACACCAAAATTTTAAGGATGCCGCGACTGAAGGCAAAGTTGTCACCTGCTTGTTGATTCAATCTTTAATTATCGAATGTTTTGCGATCGCCGCTTACAACATTTACATTCCCGTAGCCGATGATTTTGCTCGCAAAATTACCGAAAGGGTGGTCAAAGACGAGTATATGCACCTCAATTTTGGGGAAGAATGGCTAAAAGCGAACTTTGAAGCCTCCAAAACCGAACTCGAAACGGCTAACCGCCAAAACCTGCCGATTATTTGGAGAATGCTTAACCAAGTCGCCGATGATGCTCACATTCTAGGAATGGAAAAGGAAGCATTAGTCGAGGATTTTATGATTGCTTATGGGGAAGCTCTAAGCAATATCGGGTTTTCGACCCGCGATATTATGCGAATGTCCGCCTACGGTCTCATCGCCGCCTAAAATACCCTTTGGATTTTAGATCAAATCGAGTAGAGACGTTCCATGGAACGTCTCTACTTTAGACGTTAAACTCTAAAATCCATCTTAAAATCTATAGTTGAATCATGTTTGGTTTAATCGGTCATCTTACCAGCCTAGAACACGCCCAAGCCGTTGCCAGAGATTTAGGATATCCTGAATATGCTGATCAAGGGTTAGATTTTTGGTGCAGCGCCCCGCCTCAAATCGTTGATGATATCAAAGTCACGAGTATTACAGGTCAAACTATTGAAGGCAAATATGTAGAGTCTTGTTTTTTGCCAGAAATGTTAGCCAGTCGTCGCATTAAAGCGGCCACTCGCAAAATTATCAATGCGATGGCTCATGCTCAAAAAAATGGCATTAATATCACAGCTTTAGGGGGATTTTCCTCGATTATTTTTGAAAATTTTAACTTAGAACAAATTCAACAGGTTCGGAATATTAAGTTAGAGTTTGAACGGTTTACCACCGGAAATACTCACACCGCCTATATTATCTGTCGTCAGGTAGAAAACGCGGCGGCTCGGTTAGGGATTGATTTAACTAAGGCTACCGTTGCTATTTGTGGAGCCACAGGGGATATTGGTAGTGCGGTTTGTCGTTGGCTCAACAGCCACACAGAGGCCGGAGAATTGTTATTAATTGCCCGGGATAAGGAACGTCTCAATGCTTTACAGGAGGAGTTGGGACGGGGAAAAATTATGGGATTAGAAGAAGCCGTACCCCAAGCAGATATTGTCGTTTGGGTGGCGAGTATGCCCCGAGGAGTCGAAATTAATCCCTATACCTTGAAAAAACCCTGTCTGCTAATTGATGGTGGTTATCCTAAGAATTTAGCCACAAAAATTCAACATCCTGAAATTTATGTCCTAGACGGCGGAATTGTGGAACACGCCCTTGATATTGACTGGAAAATTATGAAAATTGTCAATATGAAGTTACCCGGACGTCAACTATTTGCCTGTTTTGCGGAATCAATGTTACTGGAATTTGAGAAAATTTATACTAATTTTTCCTGGGGTCGCAATCAAATTACTGTTGAAAAAATGGAACAAATTGGTAGGGTTTCTGTGAAACATGGCTTTAAACCTTTAGCTTTACCATTGTAATCAGTTATCAGTCATCAGTTATCAGTTATCAGTCATCAGTTTAAGAGTTACCAGTTATTAGTTCTGTTAGTTCATTTTTTAACAGAAGTAAGAAGATATTAAGGCTAAATCTAAATAGCATTTTTGGGGAATCTTGCCCGCTAAGACTGTAAACGGTTGATCGGGTTTACCCAGATGATTTACTACTAATAAAGCATCGGTAAAATCTTGATTTTTGGTATAATCATTGACAGTAATAATTGTTTTTAATCCGGCTTGTTTAGAGGCGGAAAATCCATGATAAGAGTCTTCAAATACTAAACAATCTGCTGCATTTAATCCCAATTTTTCTAAGACATAAAAATAAATATCCGGGGCAGGTTTTTTGGCTGAAACAATATCCCCGGCGGCAATAATTTCAAACCAGTCTGGATGAATTGCTGTATTTTCTAGTAAAGCTAAAACATTTGGTAAGGCGCTTGTAGTTGCGATCGCTAACCTAATTCGGTGCTCCTTTGCTTCTTGAATTAATCGTTGTGCCCCAGGACGCAAAGGAATTGAACCCTGATCTAATAATTTTCGATAATATTCATTTTTTAACTGATGTAGATCCCTAATTAAATCATCT includes:
- a CDS encoding HAD-superfamily hydrolase, subfamily IA, variant 3, whose product is MGELKALIFDVDGTLADTERDGHRTAFNQAFFQVGLSWNWSVDLYGELLAIGGGKERIRYYIEKYEPDFLLTEKLDDLIRDLHQLKNEYYRKLLDQGSIPLRPGAQRLIQEAKEHRIRLAIATTSALPNVLALLENTAIHPDWFEIIAAGDIVSAKKPAPDIYFYVLEKLGLNAADCLVFEDSYHGFSASKQAGLKTIITVNDYTKNQDFTDALLVVNHLGKPDQPFTVLAGKIPQKCYLDLALISSYFC
- a CDS encoding putative aldehyde decarbonylase encodes the protein MPQVEAITIDFQSETYKDAYSRINAIVIEGEQEAYDNYIKLGAMLPEQQENLAGLAKMEISHKRGFQSCGRNLTVTPDMEFAQEFFSSLHQNFKDAATEGKVVTCLLIQSLIIECFAIAAYNIYIPVADDFARKITERVVKDEYMHLNFGEEWLKANFEASKTELETANRQNLPIIWRMLNQVADDAHILGMEKEALVEDFMIAYGEALSNIGFSTRDIMRMSAYGLIAA